A section of the Pygocentrus nattereri isolate fPygNat1 chromosome 18, fPygNat1.pri, whole genome shotgun sequence genome encodes:
- the LOC119265987 gene encoding interleukin-1 beta-like: MADKNLLLVESFFENDSAFESDGTDFDELDCSDPLAMSGRCDLHKGLRIEISEQPHTMRQVTNIIIALQKFKQVRSTEFTDHELFNIIIENIVEESMGLKVNCESSRTYNKQDRVIQCTVCDGLKKSLVQSQGTPNLLAVTLRGGNSNRSVGINLSTYTTPGCKATNGQPICLKIAQSNLYLACTKESGTSSQPHLILEDVKDEETLKTIEENDGMERFLFFRKVTGGSINTFESVKYPHWFISTSKNESMPVDMCVEEDTSRQKVFTLQDQKVI; this comes from the exons atggCAGACAAGAACTTGTTGTTGGTAGAAAG CTTCTTCGAGAACGACAGTGCATTTGAGTCTGATGGGACAGATTTTGATGAACTGGATTGCTCTGATCCTTTGGCCATG agtGGCAGGTGTGACTTGCACAAAGGGCTCCGGATTGAGATTTCTGAGCAGCCTCACACTATGAGACAAGTGACAAATATCATAATTGCCCTGCAAAAGTTCAAGCAAGTCCGGTCCACAGAATTCACCGACCATGAGCTATTCAACATCATCATTGAGAACATAGTTGAAG AGAGTATGGGTTTGAAGGTAAATTGCGAATCTTCAAGGACTTACAACAAGCAAGATAGAGTCATCCAGTGCACCGTGTGTGACGGCTTAAAGAAGAGTCTGGTGCAGAGCCAAGGTACCCCCAACCTGCTAGCGGTCACCCTAAGGGGTGGCAACAGCAACCGAAGTG TGGGCATCAACCTATCGACCTACACCACCCCAGGGTGCAAAGCCACAAATGGCCAGCCAATATGTTTGAAGATTGCTCAGAGCAACCTGTATCTCGCATGCACAAAGGAGTCTGGAACATCCTCTCAACCTCATCTCATCCTAGAG GATGTGAAGGACGAAGAGACTCTGAAGACCATTGAAGAGAATGATGGCATGGAGCGTTTCCTCTTTTTCCGAAAGGTTACTGGAGGCTCAATTAACACATTTGAATCAGTGAAGTACCCTCACTGGTTCATCAGCACCTCTAAGAATGAATCTATGCCAGTGGATATGTGTGTTGAGGAGGACACCAGTCGTCAAAAAGTCTTTACACTCCAAGATCAAAAAGTAATCTAA
- the LOC108425221 gene encoding interleukin-1 beta-like: MADKNLLLVESFFDNDSAFESDGTDFDELDCSDPLAMSGRCDLHKGLRIEISEQPHTMRQVTNIIIALQKFKQVRSTEFTDHELFNIIIENIVEESMGLKVNCESSRTYNKQDRVIQCTVCDGLKKSLVQSQGTPNLLAVTLRGGNSNRSVGINLSTYTTPGCKATNGQPICLKIAQSNLYLACTKESGTSSQPHLILEDVKDEETLKTIEENDGMERFLFFRKVTGGSINTFESVKYPHWFISTSKNESMPVDMCVEEDTSRQKVFTLQDQKVI, translated from the exons atggCAGACAAGAACTTGTTGTTGGTAGAAAG CTTCTTCGACAACGACAGTGCATTTGAGTCTGATGGGACAGATTTTGATGAACTGGATTGCTCTGATCCTTTGGCCATG agtGGCAGGTGTGACTTGCACAAAGGGCTCCGGATTGAGATTTCTGAGCAGCCTCACACTATGAGACAAGTGACAAATATCATAATTGCCCTGCAAAAGTTCAAGCAAGTCCGGTCCACAGAATTCACCGACCATGAGCTATTCAACATCATCATTGAGAACATAGTTGAAG AGAGTATGGGTTTGAAGGTAAATTGCGAATCTTCAAGGACTTACAACAAGCAAGATAGAGTCATCCAGTGCACCGTGTGTGACGGCTTAAAGAAGAGTCTGGTGCAGAGCCAAGGTACCCCCAACCTGCTAGCGGTCACCCTAAGGGGTGGCAACAGCAACCGAAGTG TGGGCATCAACCTATCGACCTACACCACCCCAGGGTGCAAAGCCACAAATGGCCAGCCAATATGTTTGAAGATTGCTCAGAGCAACCTGTATCTCGCATGCACAAAGGAGTCTGGAACATCCTCTCAACCTCATCTCATCCTAGAG GATGTGAAGGACGAAGAGACTCTGAAGACCATCGAGGAGAATGATGGCATGGAGCGTTTCCTCTTTTTCCGAAAAGTTACTGGAGGCTCAATTAACACATTTGAATCAGTGAAGTACCCTCACTGGTTCATCAGCACCTCTAAGAATGAATCTATGCCAGTGGATATGTGTGTTGAAGAGGACACCAGTCGTCAAAAAGTCTTTACACTCCAAGATCAAAAAGTAATCTAA